A portion of the Symphalangus syndactylus isolate Jambi chromosome 13, NHGRI_mSymSyn1-v2.1_pri, whole genome shotgun sequence genome contains these proteins:
- the NLRP8 gene encoding NACHT, LRR and PYD domains-containing protein 8 isoform X2, whose translation MSDVNPPSDAPIPSSSSSTHSSHTPPWTFSCYPGSPCENGVMLYMRNVSNEDLQWFKQFLLNELSAGTMPITWDQVETASWAEVVHLLIERFPGRRAWDVTSNIFAIMKCDKMCVLVRREINAILPTLEPEDLNVGETQVNLEEGESDKIWQYKLNVMEKYFPIRDTMTWPGNQRDFFYQDVHRHEEYFPCLLLPKRPQGRQPKTVVIQGAPGIGKTILAKKVMYEWARNKFYAHKPWCAFYFHCQEVNQTTDQSFSELIEHKWPGSQDLMSKIMSKPDQLLLLLDGFEELTSTLIDRLEDLSEDWRQKLPGSVLLSSLLSKTMLPEATLLIMIRFTSWQTCKPLLKCPSLVTLPGFNTMEKIKYFQMYFGHTEEGDQVLSFAMENTILFSMCRVPVVCWMVCSGLKQQMERGNNLTQACPNATSVFVRYISSLFPTRTENFSRKIHQAQLEGLCHLAADSMWHRKWVLGKEDLEEAKLDQTGVTAFLGMSILRRIAGEEDHYAFTLVIFQEFFAALFYVLCFPQRLKNFHVLNHVNIQRLIASPRGSKSYLSHMGVFLFGFLNEACASAVEQSFRCKVSFGNKRKLLKVIPLLHKCDPPSPCGGVPQLFYCLHEIREEVFVSQALNDYHKVVLRIGNNKEVQVSAFCLKRCRYLQEVELTVTLNFMNVWKLSSSSQPGSEAPESNGLHRWWQDLCSVFATNDKLEVLTMTNSVLGTPFMKALAAALRHPQCKLQKLLLRRVNSTMLNQDLIGVLTGNQHLRYLEIQHVEVESKAVKLLCRALRSPRCHLQCLRLENCLATPRIWTDLGNNLQGNRHLKTLILRKNSLEDCGAYYLSVAQLERLSQSKMLTHLSLAENALKDEGAKHIWNALPHLRCPLQRLVLRKCDLTFNCCQDMISALCKNKTLKSLDLSFNSLKDDGVILLCEALKNPDCTLQILELENCLFTSICCQAMASVLRKNQHLRHLDMSKNAIGVYGILTLCEAFSSQKKREEVIFCNPAWIQVTSFSPTPHPPDFTGKSDCAYPK comes from the exons ATGAGTGATGTGAATCCACCCTCTGATGCCCCCATTCCCTCTTCATCCTCCTCCACTCACAGTTCTCATACTCCACCCTGGACATTCTCTTGCTACCCTGGCTCCCCATGTGAAAATGGGGTCATGCTGTACATGAGAAATGTGAGCAATGAGGACCTACaatggttcaagcagttcttacTGAATGAGCTCAGTGCTGGCACCATGCCCATCACCTGGGACCAGGTCGAGACAGCCAGTTGGGCAGAGGTGGTTCATCTCTTGATAGAGCGTTTTCCTGGACGACGAGCTTGGGATGTGACTTCGAACATCTTTGCCATTATGAAGTGTGATAAAATGTGTGTTCTAGTACGCAGAGAGATAAATG CCATTCTGCCTACCTTGGAACCAGAGGACTTGAATGTGGGAGAAACACAGGTGAATCTGGAGGAAGGAGAATCTG ataaaatatggCAGTACAAATTGAATGTGATGGAAAAGTATTTCCCCATACGGGACACAATGACTTGGCCTGGAAACCAGAGGGACTTCTTCTACCAAGATGTACACAGGCACGAGGAGTACTTCCCATGCCTGCTTCTGCCCAAAAGACCCCAGGGTAGACAGCCCAAGACCGTGGTCATACAGGGAGCTCCTGGGATTGGAAAAACAATCCTGGCCAAAAAGGTGATGTATGAGTGGGCCAGAAACAAGTTCTATGCCCACAAGCCCTGGTGTGCTTTCTACTTCCATTGCCAAGAGGTGAACCAGACGACAGACCAGAGCTTCTCCGAGCTGATTGAGCACAAGTGGCCTGGATCTCAGGACCTCATGTCAAAGATTATGTCCAAACCCGACCAACTTCTGCTGCTCTTGGATGGCTTTGAGGAGCTCACATCTACCCTCATCGACAGACTGGAGGACCTGAGTGAAGACTGGAGGCAGAAATTGCCTGGGTCTGTCCTACTGAGCAGTTTGCTGAGCAAAACGATGCTTCCAGAGGCCACGCTACTGATCATGATAAGATTTACCTCTTGGCAGACATGCAAGCCTTTGCTGAAATGCCCCTCTCTCGTAACTCTTCCGGGGTTTAATACAATGGAAAAAATCAAGTATTTCCAGATGTATTTTGGACACACAGAGGAGGGAGACCAAGTGTTGAGTTTTGCCATGGAAAACACCATTCTCTTCTCCATGTGCCGGGTCCCTGTGGTTTGCTGGATGGTCTGCTCTGGTCTGAAACAGCAAATGGAGAGAGGAAACAACCTCACACAGGCATGTCCAAATGCCACCTCTGTGTTCGTCCGGTATATTTCTAGCTTGTTTCCCACCAGAACTGAGAACTTTTCCAGAAAGATCCACCAAGCACAGCTGGAAGGTCTGTGTCACTTGGCCGCAGACAGCATGTGGCACAGGAAATGGGTGTTAGGTAAAGAAGATCTTGAGGAAGCCAAGTTGGATCAGACGGGAGTCACCGCCTTCCTTGGCATGAGCATTCTTCGAAGAATTGCAGGTGAGGAAGACCACTACGCCTTTACCCTCGTGATTTTTCAGGAATTTTTTGCGGCCTTGTTTTATGTTCTCTGTTTCCCACAAAGACTCAaaaattttcatgtgttgaaCCACGTGAATATCCAGCGCCTGATAGCGAGTCCCAGAGGAAGCAAAAGCTATCTCTCTCACATGGGAGTTTTCTTATTCGGTTTTCTAAACGAGGCCTGCGCTTCGGCCGTGGAACAGTCATTCCGATGCAAGGTGTCTTTCGGCAATAAGAGGAAACTGCTGAAAGTCATACCTCTGTTGCATAAATGTGACCCACCTTCTCCGTGCGGTGGGGTCCCGCAGTTATTCTACTGTCTGCACGAAATCCGGGAGGAAGTCTTTGTAAGCCAAGCCCTAAATGATTATCATAAAGTTGTCTTGAGAATTGGCAACAACAAAGAAGTTCAAGTGTCTGCTTTTTGCCTGAAGCGCTGTCGATATTTGCAGGAGGTGGAACTGACCGTCACCCTGAACTTCATGAACGTGTGGAAGCTCAGCTCCAGCTCCCAACCTGGCTCTGA AGCGCCAGAGAGCAATGGGCTCCATCGCTGGTGGCAAGACTTATGCTCTGTGTTTGCAACGAATGATAAGCTGGAAGTCCTGACTATGACCAACAGTGTTTTGGGGACTCCTTTTATGAAGGCTCTTGCTGCCGCACTGAGGCACCCTCAGTGCAAACTGCAAAAGCTACT CTTAAGGCGTGTGAATAGCACCATGTTGAACCAGGACTTAATCGGTGTTCTGACGGGGAACCAGCATCTGAGATACTTGGAAATACAACATGTGGAAGTGGAGTCCAAGGCCGTGAAGCTTCTATGCAGGGCGCTGAGATCCCCCCGGTGCCATCTGCAGTGTCTCAG GTTGGAAAACTGCTTGGCCACCCCTAGAATTTGGACCGATCTTGGCAATAATCTTCAAGGTAACAGACATCTAAAGACTCTCATACTAAGAAAAAACTCCCTGGAGGACTGTGGGGCATATTACCTGTCCGTGGCCCAGCTGGAGAGGCTGTC GCAGAGTAAGATGCTGACCCACCTGAGCTTGGCGGAAAACGCCTTGAAAGATGAAGGGGCCAAGCATATTTGGAATGCCCTGCCACACCTGAGATGTCCTCTGCAGAGGCTGGT GTTGAGAAAGTGTGACTTGACCTTTAATTGCTGTCAGGATATGATCTCTGCGctctgtaaaaataaaaccctGAAAAGTCTTGACCTGAGTTTTAATAGCCTGAAGGATGATGGGGTGATCCTGCTGTGTGAGGCCCTGAAGAACCCTGACTGTACGTTACAGATCCTGGA GCTGGAAAACTGCCTGTTCACTTCCATCTGCTGCCAGGCCATGGCTTCTGTGCTCCGCAAAAACCAACATCTGAGACATCTGGACATGAGCAAGAATGCGATTGGAGTCTATGGTATTCTGACCTTGTGTGAGGCCTTCTCAAgccaaaagaagagagaagaggtcaTTTT
- the NLRP8 gene encoding NACHT, LRR and PYD domains-containing protein 8 isoform X1, whose translation MSDVNPPSDAPIPSSSSSTHSSHTPPWTFSCYPGSPCENGVMLYMRNVSNEDLQWFKQFLLNELSAGTMPITWDQVETASWAEVVHLLIERFPGRRAWDVTSNIFAIMKCDKMCVLVRREINAILPTLEPEDLNVGETQVNLEEGESDKIWQYKLNVMEKYFPIRDTMTWPGNQRDFFYQDVHRHEEYFPCLLLPKRPQGRQPKTVVIQGAPGIGKTILAKKVMYEWARNKFYAHKPWCAFYFHCQEVNQTTDQSFSELIEHKWPGSQDLMSKIMSKPDQLLLLLDGFEELTSTLIDRLEDLSEDWRQKLPGSVLLSSLLSKTMLPEATLLIMIRFTSWQTCKPLLKCPSLVTLPGFNTMEKIKYFQMYFGHTEEGDQVLSFAMENTILFSMCRVPVVCWMVCSGLKQQMERGNNLTQACPNATSVFVRYISSLFPTRTENFSRKIHQAQLEGLCHLAADSMWHRKWVLGKEDLEEAKLDQTGVTAFLGMSILRRIAGEEDHYAFTLVIFQEFFAALFYVLCFPQRLKNFHVLNHVNIQRLIASPRGSKSYLSHMGVFLFGFLNEACASAVEQSFRCKVSFGNKRKLLKVIPLLHKCDPPSPCGGVPQLFYCLHEIREEVFVSQALNDYHKVVLRIGNNKEVQVSAFCLKRCRYLQEVELTVTLNFMNVWKLSSSSQPGSEAPESNGLHRWWQDLCSVFATNDKLEVLTMTNSVLGTPFMKALAAALRHPQCKLQKLLLRRVNSTMLNQDLIGVLTGNQHLRYLEIQHVEVESKAVKLLCRALRSPRCHLQCLRLENCLATPRIWTDLGNNLQGNRHLKTLILRKNSLEDCGAYYLSVAQLERLSIENCNLTQLTCESLASCLRQSKMLTHLSLAENALKDEGAKHIWNALPHLRCPLQRLVLRKCDLTFNCCQDMISALCKNKTLKSLDLSFNSLKDDGVILLCEALKNPDCTLQILELENCLFTSICCQAMASVLRKNQHLRHLDMSKNAIGVYGILTLCEAFSSQKKREEVIFCNPAWIQVTSFSPTPHPPDFTGKSDCAYPK comes from the exons ATGAGTGATGTGAATCCACCCTCTGATGCCCCCATTCCCTCTTCATCCTCCTCCACTCACAGTTCTCATACTCCACCCTGGACATTCTCTTGCTACCCTGGCTCCCCATGTGAAAATGGGGTCATGCTGTACATGAGAAATGTGAGCAATGAGGACCTACaatggttcaagcagttcttacTGAATGAGCTCAGTGCTGGCACCATGCCCATCACCTGGGACCAGGTCGAGACAGCCAGTTGGGCAGAGGTGGTTCATCTCTTGATAGAGCGTTTTCCTGGACGACGAGCTTGGGATGTGACTTCGAACATCTTTGCCATTATGAAGTGTGATAAAATGTGTGTTCTAGTACGCAGAGAGATAAATG CCATTCTGCCTACCTTGGAACCAGAGGACTTGAATGTGGGAGAAACACAGGTGAATCTGGAGGAAGGAGAATCTG ataaaatatggCAGTACAAATTGAATGTGATGGAAAAGTATTTCCCCATACGGGACACAATGACTTGGCCTGGAAACCAGAGGGACTTCTTCTACCAAGATGTACACAGGCACGAGGAGTACTTCCCATGCCTGCTTCTGCCCAAAAGACCCCAGGGTAGACAGCCCAAGACCGTGGTCATACAGGGAGCTCCTGGGATTGGAAAAACAATCCTGGCCAAAAAGGTGATGTATGAGTGGGCCAGAAACAAGTTCTATGCCCACAAGCCCTGGTGTGCTTTCTACTTCCATTGCCAAGAGGTGAACCAGACGACAGACCAGAGCTTCTCCGAGCTGATTGAGCACAAGTGGCCTGGATCTCAGGACCTCATGTCAAAGATTATGTCCAAACCCGACCAACTTCTGCTGCTCTTGGATGGCTTTGAGGAGCTCACATCTACCCTCATCGACAGACTGGAGGACCTGAGTGAAGACTGGAGGCAGAAATTGCCTGGGTCTGTCCTACTGAGCAGTTTGCTGAGCAAAACGATGCTTCCAGAGGCCACGCTACTGATCATGATAAGATTTACCTCTTGGCAGACATGCAAGCCTTTGCTGAAATGCCCCTCTCTCGTAACTCTTCCGGGGTTTAATACAATGGAAAAAATCAAGTATTTCCAGATGTATTTTGGACACACAGAGGAGGGAGACCAAGTGTTGAGTTTTGCCATGGAAAACACCATTCTCTTCTCCATGTGCCGGGTCCCTGTGGTTTGCTGGATGGTCTGCTCTGGTCTGAAACAGCAAATGGAGAGAGGAAACAACCTCACACAGGCATGTCCAAATGCCACCTCTGTGTTCGTCCGGTATATTTCTAGCTTGTTTCCCACCAGAACTGAGAACTTTTCCAGAAAGATCCACCAAGCACAGCTGGAAGGTCTGTGTCACTTGGCCGCAGACAGCATGTGGCACAGGAAATGGGTGTTAGGTAAAGAAGATCTTGAGGAAGCCAAGTTGGATCAGACGGGAGTCACCGCCTTCCTTGGCATGAGCATTCTTCGAAGAATTGCAGGTGAGGAAGACCACTACGCCTTTACCCTCGTGATTTTTCAGGAATTTTTTGCGGCCTTGTTTTATGTTCTCTGTTTCCCACAAAGACTCAaaaattttcatgtgttgaaCCACGTGAATATCCAGCGCCTGATAGCGAGTCCCAGAGGAAGCAAAAGCTATCTCTCTCACATGGGAGTTTTCTTATTCGGTTTTCTAAACGAGGCCTGCGCTTCGGCCGTGGAACAGTCATTCCGATGCAAGGTGTCTTTCGGCAATAAGAGGAAACTGCTGAAAGTCATACCTCTGTTGCATAAATGTGACCCACCTTCTCCGTGCGGTGGGGTCCCGCAGTTATTCTACTGTCTGCACGAAATCCGGGAGGAAGTCTTTGTAAGCCAAGCCCTAAATGATTATCATAAAGTTGTCTTGAGAATTGGCAACAACAAAGAAGTTCAAGTGTCTGCTTTTTGCCTGAAGCGCTGTCGATATTTGCAGGAGGTGGAACTGACCGTCACCCTGAACTTCATGAACGTGTGGAAGCTCAGCTCCAGCTCCCAACCTGGCTCTGA AGCGCCAGAGAGCAATGGGCTCCATCGCTGGTGGCAAGACTTATGCTCTGTGTTTGCAACGAATGATAAGCTGGAAGTCCTGACTATGACCAACAGTGTTTTGGGGACTCCTTTTATGAAGGCTCTTGCTGCCGCACTGAGGCACCCTCAGTGCAAACTGCAAAAGCTACT CTTAAGGCGTGTGAATAGCACCATGTTGAACCAGGACTTAATCGGTGTTCTGACGGGGAACCAGCATCTGAGATACTTGGAAATACAACATGTGGAAGTGGAGTCCAAGGCCGTGAAGCTTCTATGCAGGGCGCTGAGATCCCCCCGGTGCCATCTGCAGTGTCTCAG GTTGGAAAACTGCTTGGCCACCCCTAGAATTTGGACCGATCTTGGCAATAATCTTCAAGGTAACAGACATCTAAAGACTCTCATACTAAGAAAAAACTCCCTGGAGGACTGTGGGGCATATTACCTGTCCGTGGCCCAGCTGGAGAGGCTGTC GATAGAGAACTGCAACCTTACACAGCTTACTTGTGAAAGCCTTGCCTCCTGTCTCAGGCAGAGTAAGATGCTGACCCACCTGAGCTTGGCGGAAAACGCCTTGAAAGATGAAGGGGCCAAGCATATTTGGAATGCCCTGCCACACCTGAGATGTCCTCTGCAGAGGCTGGT GTTGAGAAAGTGTGACTTGACCTTTAATTGCTGTCAGGATATGATCTCTGCGctctgtaaaaataaaaccctGAAAAGTCTTGACCTGAGTTTTAATAGCCTGAAGGATGATGGGGTGATCCTGCTGTGTGAGGCCCTGAAGAACCCTGACTGTACGTTACAGATCCTGGA GCTGGAAAACTGCCTGTTCACTTCCATCTGCTGCCAGGCCATGGCTTCTGTGCTCCGCAAAAACCAACATCTGAGACATCTGGACATGAGCAAGAATGCGATTGGAGTCTATGGTATTCTGACCTTGTGTGAGGCCTTCTCAAgccaaaagaagagagaagaggtcaTTTT